The Collimonas sp. PA-H2 genome contains a region encoding:
- a CDS encoding undecaprenyl-diphosphate phosphatase has product MASVCSAGTDIGFASLDYLQVAILGVIQGISELLPISSTAHMRIVPALLGWHDPGSAFSAAMQLAALAAVVSYFWRDVREVTVGSINAVRQRDFSSPSFRLGVAIILATIPIGIAGLALSSVLNACGSPLRSLSVIGYACIAMGVLLALAEVSCKHRRTVGEMRLRDAIIVGLAQVGALIPGVSRSGSTLTAALFLNFKREEAARFSFLLGLPAIALAGLKELLVLFHLHMPLETWMLLIFGLLVASVSAFGAIWGLMKFLEKFSTWPFIAYRIALGIFLLVAVNNGFLS; this is encoded by the coding sequence GTGGCAAGTGTATGTTCCGCTGGTACCGATATCGGGTTTGCATCGCTAGACTATTTACAGGTCGCGATCCTGGGCGTGATTCAGGGCATCTCTGAGTTATTGCCGATTTCTTCCACCGCGCATATGCGCATCGTGCCGGCACTGCTGGGCTGGCATGATCCAGGCTCAGCGTTCTCGGCGGCGATGCAACTGGCGGCGCTGGCGGCGGTGGTGAGCTATTTCTGGCGCGATGTGCGCGAAGTCACGGTGGGCAGTATCAATGCGGTGCGCCAGCGCGATTTCAGCAGCCCGTCGTTCCGCCTCGGCGTGGCGATCATCCTGGCCACCATCCCGATCGGGATTGCCGGCCTGGCGCTGTCGTCTGTGCTGAACGCCTGCGGTTCGCCGCTGCGCAGCCTGAGCGTGATCGGCTATGCCTGTATCGCCATGGGCGTGCTGCTGGCGCTGGCGGAGGTCAGCTGCAAGCATCGCCGCACCGTCGGCGAAATGCGTTTGCGCGATGCGATCATCGTCGGCCTGGCGCAAGTCGGCGCCTTGATTCCAGGCGTGTCGCGCTCCGGTTCGACCCTGACTGCCGCCCTGTTCCTGAATTTCAAGCGCGAGGAAGCAGCGCGCTTCTCCTTCCTGCTCGGCTTGCCGGCGATTGCCCTGGCCGGCTTGAAAGAACTGCTGGTGCTGTTCCATCTGCACATGCCGCTGGAAACCTGGATGCTGCTGATTTTCGGGCTGCTGGTGGCCAGCGTTTCCGCCTTCGGCGCGATCTGGGGTTTGATGAAATTCCTGGAAAAATTCTCTACCTGGCCGTTCATCGCCTATCGCATCGCCCTCGGGATTTTCCTGCTGGTGGCGGTCAACAACGGTTTCCTAAGTTAA